In one Neobacillus sp. CF12 genomic region, the following are encoded:
- a CDS encoding glycoside hydrolase family 3 N-terminal domain-containing protein: MMKMAIQNKMIVENHESKINELIGKMTIEEKVGQLTQIVPSLYGAFEEIITKLVEGEISYQEFQAMEKNYHKDEIREGILGSMGGVTGAEISNELQKIAIEKSRLGIPMLFGLDVIHGYKTIFPIPLAEACSWDMELIEKTAEIAAKEASAAGIHWTYAPMVDITRDPRWGRIAEGAGEDTYLGSMIGAARVKGFQGEDLSKPQRILACAKHFAAYGGAVGGRDYNTVDMSLQTLHEVYLPPFEAAAKAGVGTFMSAFNDLNGIPCTVNNYLLTDVLREQLGFKGFVVSDANSIAEVVVHGEAVDRKEASKNALLAGLEMDMSHGTYQQDLPEQIKKGEIPVAVLDEAVRRVLRVKFHLGLFDNPYRTNKEMEEKTLLAPEHVKVAREMAQRSIVLLKNDDNILPLKKNLKKIAVVGPLADNQKEMLGTWAITGDPEEVVTVLSGIQSTVDKDTEIVYAKGCEVIGNENMDFDGAIQVANESDVVIAVVGENTDMSGEASSRMDLNLPGRQEDLLKALHQTGKPVVVILINGRPLTIPWAAENVPAIVEAWQLGIQSGNAIADVLFGDYNPSGKLVATFPYSVGQVPIYYNHPKTGRPAGKIKFTSKYIDGPAEPLYPFGFGLSYTTFKYENLVISSSEFTKDSKVTINVDVINTGERSGEEIVQLYISDVVASRVRPVKELKGFSKVFLQSGERKTVSLELEIKHLGFYNEAMEYIIEPGLFKVCVGPNSKEGLKGEFTVIE, translated from the coding sequence ATGATGAAAATGGCTATTCAGAATAAAATGATAGTGGAAAATCACGAAAGTAAGATAAATGAATTAATCGGCAAAATGACAATAGAAGAGAAGGTTGGTCAACTAACACAAATTGTTCCATCCCTTTATGGTGCATTTGAAGAAATTATTACCAAATTGGTGGAAGGTGAGATTTCCTATCAGGAATTTCAGGCAATGGAGAAGAATTATCACAAGGATGAGATTAGAGAAGGTATCCTTGGTTCAATGGGTGGAGTCACAGGAGCGGAAATCTCTAATGAATTACAAAAAATAGCCATAGAGAAGTCTAGATTGGGAATTCCAATGCTTTTTGGCTTGGATGTAATCCATGGCTATAAAACAATATTTCCAATCCCACTTGCAGAAGCGTGTAGTTGGGATATGGAATTGATAGAGAAAACAGCTGAGATTGCGGCCAAAGAGGCATCGGCTGCTGGAATTCATTGGACTTATGCACCGATGGTAGATATCACCAGAGACCCGCGTTGGGGACGAATTGCAGAAGGTGCAGGAGAAGATACTTATTTGGGGAGTATGATTGGAGCTGCCCGAGTGAAAGGATTTCAAGGAGAAGACTTATCCAAACCTCAAAGGATACTTGCCTGTGCCAAGCATTTTGCTGCTTATGGAGGAGCAGTGGGAGGTCGCGATTATAATACAGTGGACATGTCGCTTCAAACTCTTCATGAGGTCTACCTCCCTCCTTTTGAGGCAGCAGCCAAAGCGGGTGTTGGAACATTTATGAGTGCCTTTAATGATCTAAATGGTATTCCCTGTACGGTAAACAACTATCTTTTAACGGATGTTTTAAGAGAACAGTTAGGATTTAAAGGCTTTGTTGTCAGTGATGCTAATTCTATTGCAGAAGTGGTGGTTCATGGGGAAGCTGTTGATCGGAAGGAAGCTAGTAAGAATGCCTTATTGGCAGGGCTAGAGATGGATATGAGTCACGGTACGTACCAACAGGATTTACCTGAACAAATCAAAAAAGGTGAAATTCCTGTAGCTGTATTGGATGAAGCAGTACGACGTGTTTTACGCGTGAAATTTCATTTAGGACTATTTGATAACCCATATAGAACGAATAAAGAAATGGAAGAAAAAACTCTGCTTGCTCCTGAACATGTAAAAGTGGCTAGAGAAATGGCACAACGATCCATTGTATTGTTGAAGAACGACGACAACATCCTACCATTAAAGAAAAATCTTAAGAAAATTGCTGTTGTTGGTCCACTGGCAGATAATCAAAAGGAAATGTTGGGAACATGGGCTATAACGGGGGACCCAGAAGAAGTAGTTACTGTTTTATCAGGAATCCAATCTACGGTCGATAAGGATACAGAAATCGTATACGCAAAAGGTTGTGAAGTAATCGGGAATGAAAATATGGACTTTGATGGGGCCATACAAGTAGCAAACGAATCTGATGTGGTCATTGCTGTCGTGGGTGAGAATACCGACATGAGCGGAGAAGCTTCGAGCCGTATGGATCTAAACTTACCTGGTAGACAGGAAGATTTATTAAAGGCATTGCATCAAACAGGAAAACCGGTAGTAGTTATCCTCATTAACGGAAGACCATTAACTATTCCTTGGGCAGCTGAGAACGTACCTGCCATTGTAGAAGCATGGCAATTGGGCATTCAGAGCGGTAATGCGATAGCCGATGTTTTGTTTGGAGACTATAATCCAAGTGGTAAACTAGTAGCTACTTTTCCATATTCAGTTGGACAAGTGCCAATTTACTATAATCATCCAAAGACAGGTAGACCTGCAGGGAAAATAAAATTCACATCAAAATATATAGATGGACCTGCTGAACCTTTGTATCCTTTTGGATTTGGATTAAGCTATACAACATTTAAATATGAAAATCTAGTAATATCATCTTCTGAGTTTACTAAAGATAGTAAAGTTACCATTAATGTAGATGTAATCAATACAGGGGAAAGATCTGGAGAGGAAATCGTCCAGCTCTATATTTCAGATGTTGTCGCTAGTAGAGTAAGACCAGTTAAAGAGTTAAAAGGATTTAGTAAGGTATTTCTTCAGTCAGGTGAACGTAAAACAGTAAGTTTAGAGCTTGAGATTAAACATCTTGGTTTTTATAATGAAGCAATGGAATACATTATTGAACCTGGTTTGTTCAAAGTATGCGTTGGCCCTAACTCGAAAGAAGGACTTAAGGGAGAATTTACTGTAATAGAATAG
- a CDS encoding Gfo/Idh/MocA family oxidoreductase, producing MNNQKLRYGLIGAGSNAERKHLNNYINLPNVELVSICDVNIENAERLAKKYNIIKVYSNYEDMLNQENLDLVSVCTPNYLHAEISIYALLKGVNVHCEKPLAVNASEAEKIVEAKNKSGKRVMVGLNNRFTNEAVYLKKYIDAGYLGDIYQAKAGWIRRSGIPGRGTWFTNKDCAGGGVMIDLGVHYLDLALYLMGMPEPSYVTGATYNNFDHTTTRNRNGYKGIANGIFNVEDSAMGFIGLKNGATVNFEFSWASNIEKDKQYVEILGTKGGATLINGELKIHSELLDTCVDISPILNPNIKLLNEFEHFTNSILSNKALMAPAEHGVYMMEIIDHFYQAASKNEPVFFEKDKNKFLLLSSSF from the coding sequence ATGAATAACCAGAAATTAAGATATGGGTTAATTGGAGCTGGGAGTAACGCTGAGAGAAAACATTTAAATAATTATATCAATCTCCCAAATGTTGAATTGGTTTCCATCTGTGATGTGAATATAGAGAATGCGGAGAGATTAGCAAAAAAATATAACATCATTAAAGTTTATAGTAATTATGAAGATATGCTGAATCAAGAAAATTTGGATCTTGTTAGTGTCTGTACACCGAACTATTTGCACGCAGAAATATCAATTTACGCTCTTTTAAAAGGTGTAAATGTTCATTGTGAGAAACCATTAGCAGTGAATGCTAGCGAAGCAGAAAAAATCGTTGAAGCTAAAAATAAATCTGGTAAAAGGGTAATGGTAGGGCTCAATAACCGGTTTACGAATGAAGCTGTTTACTTGAAAAAATACATTGATGCGGGATACTTAGGAGATATTTATCAGGCAAAAGCAGGATGGATACGACGGAGTGGAATACCTGGAAGAGGGACATGGTTTACGAATAAAGATTGTGCCGGCGGCGGAGTTATGATTGATTTGGGTGTTCACTATTTAGATTTAGCCTTGTACCTAATGGGTATGCCAGAACCGTCATATGTTACAGGAGCGACTTACAATAATTTTGATCATACAACCACAAGGAATCGAAATGGATATAAGGGAATAGCTAATGGTATCTTTAATGTCGAAGATTCTGCTATGGGTTTTATTGGTCTAAAAAATGGAGCAACGGTAAATTTTGAGTTTAGCTGGGCCTCCAATATTGAAAAAGACAAACAGTATGTAGAAATACTAGGAACAAAGGGTGGAGCTACTCTTATAAATGGTGAGTTAAAGATTCATTCTGAATTATTGGATACCTGTGTCGATATTTCTCCGATACTGAATCCAAATATTAAATTACTGAATGAGTTTGAACATTTTACAAATAGTATTCTATCAAATAAGGCATTAATGGCACCAGCAGAGCATGGTGTTTACATGATGGAAATTATTGATCATTTTTATCAAGCTGCAAGTAAAAATGAACCTGTTTTTTTCGAAAAAGATAAAAATAAATTTCTACTACTTTCATCATCGTTTTGA
- a CDS encoding sugar phosphate isomerase/epimerase, with product MKLGIIATPTKESFQRAKQKGLDFIEVCVNEGQDVEGFYRNKEYLLKWKNEYGVSVESIGRWKSLRIDEKGRVIEEEIERCFRLIDVAHELGCTNFVSGCNYVEELSFYENCTAAINFFSLLIDYAKPKGVKVSTYNCRKVNYVNTPEVWKIIHGHLKDLGIKFDPSHSRYFGGDYLQETLDWGERFNHVHLKGSMIINGQRVDDPPAGLDQTDWKTFISLLRVKGYSGGLSIEPHSPVWTGELGEKGIDYTINYMKKLVF from the coding sequence ATGAAACTTGGAATTATCGCCACACCGACAAAGGAAAGTTTTCAAAGAGCAAAGCAAAAGGGGCTAGATTTTATAGAAGTATGTGTGAATGAAGGGCAGGATGTAGAGGGCTTTTATCGGAATAAAGAATATTTACTAAAGTGGAAAAATGAATATGGTGTATCCGTTGAATCGATAGGCAGATGGAAGTCTTTACGCATTGATGAAAAGGGAAGAGTCATAGAAGAAGAAATAGAGAGATGCTTCCGATTAATTGATGTTGCACATGAATTAGGTTGTACCAATTTCGTCAGTGGATGTAATTATGTTGAAGAATTATCTTTTTATGAAAATTGTACAGCAGCGATAAACTTTTTCTCACTTCTAATTGACTACGCTAAACCAAAAGGGGTAAAAGTCTCTACTTACAACTGCCGAAAAGTAAACTATGTCAATACTCCTGAGGTTTGGAAAATCATTCATGGACATTTAAAAGACTTAGGAATTAAATTTGACCCATCTCACAGTCGGTATTTTGGTGGAGATTATCTACAGGAAACCTTGGATTGGGGAGAGCGTTTTAACCATGTGCATTTAAAGGGATCCATGATCATCAATGGTCAAAGAGTGGATGATCCACCTGCAGGTTTGGATCAAACGGATTGGAAAACGTTTATTTCTCTATTAAGAGTAAAAGGATATTCCGGCGGTTTAAGCATTGAACCTCATTCACCAGTTTGGACGGGAGAACTAGGCGAAAAAGGAATCGATTATACAATCAATTACATGAAGAAACTTGTATTTTGA
- a CDS encoding helix-turn-helix domain-containing protein, translating to MVGSHTFQSSIDSKLVTISVMNNKSNLEHAHREIELIYMINGNLQVKVNNKIFNLKSSDFLLVNSNEFHSFQSEKDNLFVIFHLNYFELSSLLTQKNIVFSCNSIEQDSPADQDLRTVIEELLTIYIKQKKFSQVEFLEKTYKFISALRLNYLQNTNQLELNSYNKGQNDRLTEIIDYIQNNYREPLSLEEVASIHYLSIPYLSKFFKKQTGKTFSQYLNEIRLAHAVNELVNSSKPITRIALDNGFPNLAAFNRVFNENYQLKPIEYRKQMSGTPDKVVEPSNEISNLEDNEALTELLHYLGSNEDKSIQALPKSTKTTETEIVTIGKTDAFIKYWNKLLNIGYAKDLLNSDMQEQIILLQSEIGFTYARFWGLFGDDMLVEDRSEETITYNFSNTNKLLDFLIKNRLKPFIEIGPKPKIIQKAIGETLVIQTISERSPDEWRNLVRAFLLQCIERYGIEEVETWYFEMWKPHTNVFNIGVQEERDFLDSIKNNPNQGPSQFNEYFSMFSGFTKITKELVPGAKVGGCGLSMDLEGDKLDLLLQQWKKEAIQPDFLSIYLYPIEIDRNKYRGPIKNLHSTNPHYVLYKLNEVRKTLKKAGFESIELNVTEWNISISNRNFLNDSSFKASYMVKNIVENLNQNQVNMMGYWLSSDIFSDFRDSKNLLHGGAGLLTKNSIKKPSYLAFVLLKQLGEILVAKGDNYIVTKRSGDRYQILCFNYKHFNYSYYLHPEGSAGIHEQYDIFENNDPLDLSLEIQGIANGKYRVKELKLNRDHGSVLDEWIKFGAVDDMKPDEVDYLKQICVPYMKVEHKFVDNHSIVLNGALQPHEVRLFELNLLFGDK from the coding sequence TTGGTTGGTTCACATACTTTCCAATCTTCAATAGATTCAAAGTTAGTAACGATTTCAGTAATGAACAACAAGAGTAACCTGGAACATGCCCATAGAGAAATTGAATTGATATATATGATAAATGGTAATTTACAGGTCAAAGTAAATAATAAGATTTTTAACTTGAAAAGTTCTGATTTTTTATTGGTGAATTCGAATGAATTTCATTCTTTCCAGTCTGAAAAAGACAATTTATTTGTTATCTTTCATTTAAATTACTTTGAGTTGAGTTCTCTGCTCACACAAAAAAATATAGTTTTCTCTTGTAATTCAATAGAACAGGATAGTCCAGCAGATCAGGACTTAAGAACGGTTATTGAAGAATTGTTAACCATTTATATCAAGCAAAAAAAATTCTCTCAAGTTGAATTCTTAGAAAAAACTTATAAATTTATTTCAGCTCTCCGATTGAATTATTTACAGAATACGAATCAATTGGAGTTAAACTCGTATAACAAAGGTCAAAATGATCGATTAACTGAGATTATTGATTATATTCAAAATAATTATCGAGAGCCTTTATCTTTAGAGGAAGTCGCAAGCATCCATTATCTCTCGATTCCGTATTTATCTAAGTTTTTTAAGAAACAAACTGGAAAAACGTTTTCTCAATACCTAAATGAAATCCGATTGGCACATGCTGTTAACGAATTAGTCAACTCTAGCAAACCAATTACACGGATTGCATTAGATAATGGCTTTCCGAATCTAGCTGCATTTAACAGAGTCTTTAATGAAAACTATCAATTAAAGCCAATCGAGTACAGAAAACAAATGTCAGGTACACCAGATAAAGTGGTAGAACCTTCTAATGAAATAAGTAATCTAGAAGATAATGAAGCACTTACTGAGTTGCTTCATTATCTTGGGAGTAACGAGGATAAAAGTATTCAAGCACTCCCTAAGTCAACGAAAACTACCGAAACAGAAATTGTTACGATTGGGAAAACAGATGCTTTTATTAAGTATTGGAATAAGTTACTCAATATTGGATATGCAAAGGATTTATTGAATTCTGATATGCAAGAACAAATCATCCTTCTGCAGTCTGAAATCGGTTTTACCTACGCTAGATTTTGGGGATTGTTTGGAGATGATATGCTGGTAGAAGACCGCTCGGAGGAAACGATCACTTACAATTTTTCAAATACGAATAAGTTATTGGATTTTTTAATTAAAAATAGATTGAAACCCTTTATTGAAATTGGTCCTAAACCTAAGATCATTCAAAAAGCCATTGGCGAGACTCTTGTAATTCAAACGATAAGCGAAAGGTCTCCTGATGAATGGAGAAATCTAGTAAGAGCGTTTTTGTTACAATGCATTGAACGTTATGGGATTGAAGAAGTCGAGACCTGGTACTTTGAAATGTGGAAACCACATACTAATGTATTTAACATAGGAGTACAGGAAGAAAGAGACTTTTTAGATAGTATTAAAAACAACCCCAATCAGGGTCCCAGTCAATTTAATGAATATTTTAGTATGTTTAGTGGATTTACAAAAATCACTAAAGAACTTGTACCAGGTGCAAAGGTTGGCGGATGTGGGTTAAGCATGGATCTAGAAGGTGATAAACTAGATTTACTACTTCAACAATGGAAAAAAGAAGCAATCCAGCCAGACTTCCTATCTATTTATCTTTATCCAATTGAAATAGACCGGAATAAATACCGGGGGCCGATAAAAAATCTACATTCAACTAATCCTCATTATGTACTATACAAGTTGAATGAAGTAAGAAAAACGTTGAAAAAGGCAGGATTTGAAAGTATTGAACTAAACGTTACAGAATGGAATATCTCCATTTCTAATCGTAACTTTCTTAATGATAGCAGCTTTAAAGCTTCATACATGGTAAAAAATATTGTTGAAAACTTAAATCAAAATCAAGTGAATATGATGGGCTATTGGTTGTCTTCAGATATTTTTAGTGATTTTAGGGATTCTAAGAACCTTCTGCATGGCGGTGCAGGTTTGTTGACGAAAAATAGCATTAAAAAACCGAGTTACCTTGCTTTTGTCCTGTTAAAACAATTAGGGGAAATTTTAGTGGCAAAGGGTGACAATTATATTGTTACAAAAAGGTCCGGTGATCGCTATCAAATATTATGTTTTAACTATAAACATTTCAATTACTCTTATTACCTGCATCCTGAGGGAAGTGCAGGCATCCACGAGCAATACGATATTTTTGAAAACAATGATCCTTTAGACCTCTCTTTGGAAATTCAAGGTATTGCTAATGGAAAATATCGTGTGAAAGAACTAAAACTGAACCGTGACCATGGCAGTGTACTAGACGAATGGATAAAATTTGGAGCTGTCGATGACATGAAACCAGATGAAGTCGATTACTTAAAGCAGATTTGTGTCCCTTATATGAAAGTGGAGCATAAATTTGTTGATAATCATTCCATCGTCTTAAATGGAGCACTTCAACCACATGAAGTGAGGTTATTTGAACTTAATTTGTTATTTGGGGATAAATAA
- a CDS encoding AEC family transporter, whose product MNILFHILLDIIFPIFVLIVAGAVLQRFIRLDLSTLSTLTVYFLLPAVCFVNIYESNMSSKLIGQTLVFLLLFNILLIITSMFIAKANRFDRKLTATFKNSMVLSNSGNYGLPVSELVFAANPAGMSIQIIISIFQNLLTFTYGFFNSVSADSSGREILQKIMRLPVIYALLLAILLKWLHIEIPPFLWKPIENSSNAFLAVALVTLGAQVAFLKITRISRPIVWIVIGRLIISPLVGLLVIYILGLTDITAQALFIASSFPSSRNSALLALEYDNYPEYASQAVLLTTIISSITVAVVVYLSKLLF is encoded by the coding sequence ATGAATATTTTATTTCATATATTGTTGGATATCATTTTTCCTATATTTGTGTTAATTGTGGCAGGCGCTGTCTTGCAGCGTTTTATAAGGCTGGATTTATCTACACTGTCAACATTGACGGTGTATTTCTTATTGCCAGCGGTTTGTTTTGTAAATATTTATGAGAGCAACATGTCAAGTAAATTAATTGGCCAAACATTAGTATTTTTACTACTTTTTAATATTCTGCTTATTATTACCAGTATGTTTATTGCAAAAGCGAACAGGTTTGACCGTAAGTTGACAGCAACCTTTAAAAACAGTATGGTTTTGAGTAATTCTGGTAATTACGGTCTCCCTGTAAGCGAACTAGTTTTTGCCGCTAATCCTGCCGGTATGTCGATACAAATTATTATTTCTATTTTTCAAAATCTCCTTACTTTCACGTATGGTTTTTTCAACAGTGTCTCCGCAGATAGCAGTGGTAGAGAAATCTTACAAAAAATTATGCGACTTCCGGTTATTTACGCTTTATTATTGGCCATATTGTTGAAATGGCTTCATATTGAAATTCCTCCATTTTTGTGGAAGCCAATTGAAAATTCATCGAATGCGTTTTTGGCAGTTGCGCTGGTCACACTTGGAGCACAAGTAGCATTTTTAAAAATCACAAGAATTTCTAGACCGATTGTTTGGATTGTAATCGGGCGGCTGATTATATCTCCGCTTGTAGGGTTATTAGTTATATATATTCTAGGATTAACAGATATTACTGCTCAGGCGCTATTTATCGCCAGCTCATTTCCCTCTTCAAGAAATAGTGCATTGCTGGCACTTGAATATGATAATTACCCAGAATATGCTTCCCAAGCGGTCCTTTTGACTACCATCATAAGCAGTATTACGGTTGCGGTTGTCGTTTATCTGTCAAAATTACTCTTTTAA
- a CDS encoding CitMHS family transporter, with amino-acid sequence MNKMYKINLIYVNNFILETFSHLNILIIFNLQTKEVKTMLAVLGFLMIITFMVLIMTKRLPAMIALIVIPVIFALIGGFGKEMGPMALEGIKSVAPTGIMILFAILFFGIMIDAGVFDPIISTILKVVKGDPVKIAIGTAILALLISLDGDGTTTYIITISAMLPLYKRIGMKPLILAGIAISASGVMNLLPWGGPTARAMTALNLEMSDVFTPVIPSMAGGVLFVLFMAYCLGKKERKRIGILQVDYSAMSMVAAASEDAFLKRPKLILVNYFLTIILLVALIKEVLPTTVLFMLGFALAITINYPKISDQKERIANYADNALSVVSMVFAAGIFTGILSGTKMVDAMANTMISYIPDVLGSHFALITAIISAPLTFFMSNDAFYYGVLPLLAKAAGVYGIDPEFIGRASLLGQPVHLLSPLVPSTYLLVGLVGEDFGELQRTFLKWACGSTLVMIVVAIGLSIIPF; translated from the coding sequence ATGAACAAAATGTACAAAATCAATTTAATTTACGTTAATAACTTTATTTTGGAAACGTTTTCACATCTGAATATTTTGATTATATTTAATTTACAAACAAAAGAGGTGAAGACGATGCTTGCAGTATTAGGATTTTTAATGATTATCACATTTATGGTTTTAATTATGACGAAACGACTTCCAGCTATGATTGCCCTTATAGTGATTCCTGTCATTTTTGCATTGATAGGCGGATTCGGTAAAGAAATGGGACCAATGGCGCTTGAAGGGATAAAAAGTGTTGCCCCAACGGGAATTATGATTCTGTTTGCTATTCTCTTTTTCGGCATCATGATTGATGCGGGAGTATTTGATCCGATTATCTCTACCATCTTAAAAGTAGTAAAGGGAGATCCAGTAAAGATAGCTATTGGAACTGCAATCCTTGCACTTTTGATATCCCTTGATGGGGATGGAACAACTACATATATTATTACTATTTCTGCCATGCTGCCTTTGTATAAACGTATTGGCATGAAACCATTGATTCTTGCTGGAATCGCTATATCAGCCTCAGGTGTTATGAACCTTCTCCCATGGGGCGGACCTACTGCCAGAGCCATGACAGCATTAAATCTTGAAATGTCTGATGTTTTTACTCCGGTTATACCCAGTATGGCGGGCGGAGTATTGTTCGTATTGTTCATGGCCTACTGTCTTGGGAAAAAAGAACGCAAACGAATTGGAATACTGCAGGTCGATTACAGCGCAATGTCCATGGTAGCAGCTGCATCAGAAGATGCCTTTCTAAAACGACCAAAGTTAATTCTTGTAAACTATTTTCTAACAATCATTCTTTTAGTTGCGTTAATTAAAGAAGTCCTTCCAACAACCGTATTGTTTATGCTAGGATTTGCGTTGGCAATTACGATAAATTATCCAAAAATAAGTGACCAAAAAGAACGAATTGCCAATTATGCTGATAATGCGTTATCAGTAGTTTCAATGGTATTTGCTGCAGGGATTTTTACGGGGATTCTTTCAGGCACGAAAATGGTCGATGCCATGGCAAACACCATGATTTCATATATTCCAGATGTACTTGGTTCTCATTTTGCACTTATTACCGCGATTATTAGCGCACCTTTAACGTTTTTTATGTCAAATGATGCCTTTTACTATGGTGTTTTACCTTTGCTTGCCAAAGCAGCAGGTGTCTATGGAATTGACCCTGAGTTTATTGGACGAGCGTCACTATTGGGGCAGCCTGTCCATTTATTAAGCCCTCTTGTACCCTCCACGTATTTGTTAGTCGGGTTGGTTGGAGAAGATTTTGGGGAATTACAACGCACATTCCTCAAGTGGGCCTGTGGTTCGACTTTGGTAATGATTGTTGTTGCAATTGGTTTATCAATTATTCCTTTTTAA
- a CDS encoding response regulator has product MRILDKIKVAIAEDDFRIADIHEKFLDKFKEIDVIGKSLNGEQTLQLLEQKTPDLLLLDVYMPDMLGSELLPMIRENFPKVSIIMITAATDKVFLEKALSYGVENYLIKPVSRERFDEVIQDFIKKHSLLSATQEVNQNYVDLLFRKGKNEVPSKSSGLPKGIDEITLGKVKAVFHVRREGISAEDVGKEIGASRITARRYLEYLSSKQEVRAEVVYGIVGRPERKYYPVS; this is encoded by the coding sequence ATGAGAATTTTGGATAAGATAAAAGTGGCTATAGCAGAAGATGATTTTCGAATAGCGGATATACATGAGAAATTTTTAGATAAGTTTAAGGAAATAGATGTGATTGGAAAATCATTGAATGGTGAGCAGACTTTGCAATTATTAGAGCAGAAAACCCCCGACTTACTGCTTCTAGATGTATATATGCCGGATATGCTAGGTTCTGAATTACTCCCCATGATCCGGGAGAATTTCCCAAAAGTCAGTATTATTATGATAACAGCAGCTACTGATAAAGTTTTCCTTGAAAAAGCTTTAAGCTATGGTGTTGAGAATTACTTAATCAAACCAGTAAGCAGGGAAAGATTTGATGAAGTCATTCAGGATTTTATAAAAAAACACTCGCTTCTTTCAGCCACTCAAGAAGTAAATCAGAATTATGTAGACTTGCTATTCCGTAAAGGGAAAAATGAAGTGCCGTCAAAGAGCTCGGGATTGCCAAAAGGAATTGACGAAATTACCTTAGGAAAAGTTAAGGCTGTTTTCCACGTAAGAAGAGAGGGAATTTCTGCAGAAGATGTTGGTAAGGAAATTGGTGCTTCTCGGATAACTGCACGAAGGTATTTGGAATATCTTTCCTCCAAGCAGGAAGTAAGAGCAGAAGTAGTTTATGGTATTGTGGGAAGACCGGAAAGGAAATATTATCCAGTATCCTAA